In Paenibacillus sp. 1781tsa1, one DNA window encodes the following:
- a CDS encoding chemotaxis protein CheW — translation MQYINFSVGDQIFALRIDEVHEIIRMVQVTTVPFGSPEIRGFASLYGKVVSVVSLRVLLGMPDQEDTSSTRIIVVPYKGGFVPLIVDMVDSVVSYDRFEEPAEEHRRFMLGVFDKIGFCEDHRAGILNLDVLLGSLIRSS, via the coding sequence ATGCAATATATTAATTTTTCGGTAGGAGACCAGATCTTTGCACTACGAATTGATGAAGTTCATGAGATCATCAGAATGGTGCAGGTGACAACGGTCCCGTTTGGAAGTCCAGAGATCAGAGGTTTTGCTTCGCTGTACGGTAAGGTAGTTTCGGTAGTGAGTCTTCGTGTATTGCTAGGCATGCCGGACCAGGAGGATACCTCTTCTACACGTATTATTGTGGTGCCTTACAAAGGAGGATTTGTACCTCTGATCGTCGATATGGTTGATTCTGTCGTAAGTTACGATCGTTTCGAAGAACCTGCTGAGGAGCACCGCCGTTTCATGCTTGGCGTTTTTGACAAAATCGGGTTCTGTGAAGATCATCGTGCAGGTATTTTGAACCTGGATGTATTGCTGGGCAGCTTGATCAGATCATCGTAA
- a CDS encoding alpha/beta fold hydrolase: MNVHTIQVSNEENTASNSTKINQVMSTSDMEPTIIFMTGSTGFIGKETVKQLAQGDAQLLLLVRSEQRARTVLKAYGVKDFARITFITGDLSISGLGITAVDRERVAEANVIIHAGGTMDVTLERTVAEQIFMNGAREVAQLAQEIHYTRGLRHFIHVVGFMSPYGQRNEQGGYLQVDHVGDQESAYEEMKFHADLHIREHAEQHNYPLSVVNPSTVVGPRPTGETEQTGGIGLLIQAIQKRLMPVVPGGSSYWLPLVENDVVAQTLVFLSREADPAGGTYPLLARKEDSPNMKELLHLLAHELDVPKPKGSVPLPWIQWAMKSGGTRLTGVPAESVAFITNRSFPVEETEALFTRMGQSWPDIREQLPLVTADLDYRLRYASLPEDVPADYIRSRSGNMAMIGWEGEGEPWIIVHGLLQTADEMLPLGEQLWKETGNPVWLMDLAGFGRSPVHQGDEAFEGQVAALLKALGEFEGPVKLVGHSIGAAIVAAAQLRSGRTDIRLGLLQPVANNSNPNVLRWVSRLPRGVMRSLLRLRSEKSWKRMFSAYISGEDRRGMDHTMAKRIRSSLQSPRIAGANADLLRWIHSGKQGRVNALLWMKALADDRAKNALVIWANKDREYHYPRDMNSQIKRIDVPYGHYFPTFQYKETAAILAEWANTLK; the protein is encoded by the coding sequence ATGAACGTACATACGATCCAAGTATCCAATGAAGAAAATACAGCGTCAAATTCAACAAAAATTAATCAGGTAATGAGCACGTCTGATATGGAGCCAACAATCATTTTCATGACAGGCAGCACTGGTTTTATCGGCAAAGAAACGGTCAAACAACTCGCGCAAGGAGACGCTCAATTGCTCTTGCTGGTTCGATCGGAACAGCGTGCCAGAACGGTGCTGAAGGCTTATGGAGTGAAGGATTTCGCCAGAATTACCTTTATTACCGGTGATTTATCCATTTCGGGTCTTGGAATTACCGCAGTGGACCGGGAGCGTGTTGCTGAAGCGAATGTGATCATCCATGCGGGGGGAACGATGGACGTCACCTTGGAACGAACGGTAGCCGAGCAGATATTCATGAACGGGGCGAGAGAAGTGGCCCAACTTGCACAAGAAATTCACTATACCCGCGGACTGAGACACTTTATCCACGTGGTTGGTTTCATGAGTCCCTATGGACAGCGGAACGAACAGGGAGGTTATCTTCAGGTCGACCATGTGGGCGATCAGGAAAGTGCATATGAAGAGATGAAATTTCATGCTGATCTGCATATTCGTGAACATGCAGAACAACATAACTATCCTTTATCCGTTGTGAATCCGAGTACAGTGGTTGGACCACGTCCGACTGGGGAAACGGAGCAAACGGGGGGGATTGGGCTGCTCATTCAGGCGATTCAAAAACGACTTATGCCTGTAGTGCCGGGAGGTTCATCCTATTGGTTACCCCTTGTGGAGAATGATGTTGTTGCACAAACACTTGTTTTTCTATCCAGGGAAGCAGATCCAGCCGGAGGAACCTATCCATTGTTGGCGCGGAAGGAAGACAGCCCCAATATGAAGGAACTGTTGCATCTTCTGGCACATGAATTGGATGTACCCAAACCCAAAGGATCTGTACCGCTACCTTGGATTCAATGGGCAATGAAATCAGGGGGCACACGCCTCACTGGTGTACCAGCGGAGTCGGTTGCTTTTATTACAAACAGGTCATTCCCGGTCGAGGAGACGGAGGCTCTGTTTACACGTATGGGGCAATCCTGGCCGGACATCAGGGAACAGCTTCCGTTGGTTACAGCAGATCTGGACTACCGTCTTCGGTATGCATCTTTACCTGAGGATGTTCCGGCAGATTATATCCGGTCACGGAGCGGGAATATGGCTATGATCGGTTGGGAGGGTGAAGGAGAGCCCTGGATTATTGTGCATGGTCTGCTGCAAACAGCAGATGAGATGTTACCTTTGGGAGAACAGCTTTGGAAAGAGACAGGTAACCCAGTTTGGTTAATGGATCTCGCGGGATTCGGACGGTCCCCTGTACATCAGGGAGATGAAGCGTTTGAAGGTCAGGTGGCTGCACTACTTAAGGCACTTGGTGAGTTTGAGGGTCCCGTGAAGCTGGTAGGTCATTCGATAGGGGCAGCTATTGTGGCTGCCGCACAGTTGCGTAGCGGCCGGACAGACATTCGGCTGGGATTGCTTCAGCCGGTTGCCAACAATTCAAATCCGAATGTGCTCAGATGGGTTTCCCGTTTGCCAAGAGGTGTGATGCGTTCTTTGCTTCGTCTCCGATCGGAGAAGAGTTGGAAGCGAATGTTCAGTGCATATATCAGTGGAGAAGACAGAAGAGGCATGGACCATACGATGGCCAAAAGGATACGCTCCAGTCTCCAATCCCCTCGAATTGCGGGAGCGAATGCAGATTTGCTACGGTGGATCCACTCCGGCAAGCAGGGAAGGGTCAACGCCTTGCTCTGGATGAAAGCGTTGGCTGATGATCGCGCCAAAAATGCATTAGTTATATGGGCCAATAAAGATCGGGAATATCACTATCCCCGGGATATGAACTCACAGATCAAACGCATAGATGTACCCTATGGACATTACTTTCCGACGTTTCAATATAAGGAAACAGCTGCAATCCTCGCCGAATGGGCCAATACCTTGAAGTGA
- a CDS encoding aminopeptidase — protein sequence MSEQRVEISKKVLTECLGLRSGENLVVIADDMKRDLAQSIYEAGKALGAESVLLIMEERSRSGEEPPAPIAEAMIRADVAVCVTKYSLTHTQARKKAAASGTRVATMPGMTEDMFMNGAITAEYSQVKALTEKVTALLTAGRHVRIEKQGHSLSFSIESRNGVPSTGMYLNPGESGNLPSGEAYIAPVEGKGEGSIVVDGSVAGIGALREPMLLTVKEGRLVSAEGPDGAQLLDTLGDGDGRFLGEFGIGTNNKARITGVVLEDEKVYGTIHVAFGSNNTFGGTIAAGVHIDAVVQKPDVYIDDKLILRQGELVE from the coding sequence ATGAGCGAGCAACGTGTAGAAATCAGTAAAAAGGTACTAACGGAGTGTCTGGGACTACGCAGTGGAGAAAATCTGGTGGTTATCGCAGATGATATGAAACGGGACTTGGCCCAATCCATCTATGAGGCGGGAAAAGCACTTGGTGCAGAGTCGGTCCTGTTAATTATGGAGGAACGCAGCAGATCCGGAGAAGAGCCACCTGCGCCGATTGCAGAGGCCATGATTCGGGCAGATGTAGCCGTGTGTGTAACGAAATATTCATTAACTCATACCCAGGCACGCAAAAAAGCTGCTGCATCAGGGACCCGAGTGGCAACAATGCCCGGCATGACAGAGGATATGTTTATGAATGGAGCCATTACAGCTGAATATTCGCAAGTGAAGGCGTTGACCGAGAAGGTAACGGCTCTATTAACCGCAGGTCGCCATGTGCGAATAGAGAAGCAGGGCCATAGTCTTTCCTTTTCTATAGAGAGTCGTAACGGTGTACCAAGTACAGGTATGTATTTGAACCCCGGTGAATCGGGTAACTTGCCGTCAGGAGAGGCTTATATTGCTCCCGTTGAGGGCAAGGGCGAGGGCAGTATTGTTGTAGATGGTTCCGTTGCTGGAATCGGGGCACTTCGTGAACCGATGTTATTAACCGTCAAGGAAGGACGGTTGGTGTCAGCTGAAGGACCAGACGGGGCTCAATTACTGGACACGCTTGGCGATGGCGATGGTCGCTTTCTCGGCGAATTCGGCATTGGTACCAATAACAAGGCGCGAATCACAGGTGTGGTGCTGGAAGATGAGAAAGTGTACGGCACGATCCATGTGGCCTTTGGTAGTAATAACACATTCGGTGGAACGATTGCCGCGGGTGTGCATATTGATGCAGTTGTGCAAAAGCCGGACGTGTACATCGATGACAAGCTGATCTTGCGTCAGGGTGAATTGGTGGAATAA